Genomic segment of Serinicoccus hydrothermalis:
CTCGGGGGCCGACTGGATCGCGACCAACGACGACGCCACGCTCCCGACCGAGCGCGGGCAGGCTCCGGGCAACGGCTCCCTGGTCGCCGCTGTCGCGCACGCGACCGGGGCGACGCCGCTGGTCGTCGGCAAGCCGCACGCGCCGGCCTACCACGCGGCCCTGGACCGGCTGGGCACCTCGCCGGAGGACACGCTCATGGTGGGCGACCGGCTGGAGACCGACATCGCCGGGGCCGGGGCGACCGGGCTGCGCAGCGCCCTGGTGCTCACGGGCGTCTCGACGCGTGCGGAGGCGCGAGAGGCGCCGGAGGGACAACGACCGGACCGGGTCGCGGAGACGATGCTGGACCTGACCGACCTCTGGAGGACCACATGAGCGAGCAGCAGGGATCAGAGCAGCGCCCGAGGACCGGCGACGACACCGTCGACGCCGCCCTGGACCGGCTGGACCAGGCCCTCGCGCAGGACGACGAGGGCGCACCCGACGCCCTGGCCCGGGCCCACCGCGACCTGCAGCAGCGGTTGCACGACCCGTCTCCTGCCGGTCCAGGGACGAGCGACGGCTCACCAGCCGAGAGGTGAGCACCCGTCTGGACCGAGCCCTGGTGCAGCGCGGCCTGGCCCCGACCCGCACCCAGGCGCAGCTGCTGGTGCGGGACGGCCTCGTGCACGTCGACGGGGAGGAGACCCGGCGGGCGGCACACCCCGTCCCGGACGACGCAGAGATCACCGTCGTCGGTGCCGGGACGGGCACCGAGGCCGAGTGGGTGCGCCGCGGCTGGGTCGGGAGAGGGGCGGTCAAGCTCGCGGCCGCCCTCGAGGCCTGGCCGGATCTCGTCGTGCGGGGCCGCCGGTGCCTCGACGTGGGCGCGTCGACCGGGGGCTTCACCCAGGTGCTCCTCGAGCACGGGGCCGCGAGCGTGGTCGCGCTCGACGTGGGCCACGACCAGCTGGCGCAGGCGCTGCGGGACGACCCCCGCGTCCTCGACCTCTCGGGGGTCTCGGTCCGCGACGTCGACGAGGACGCCGTCGGCGGGCCGGTCGACGTGCTCGTCGGCGACCTGTCCTTCATCTCCCTGCGCCTGGTCCTGCCGGTCCTCGCCGGTCTCGTCCGGCGGGACGGAGACCTCGTCCTGCTCGTCAAGCCGCAGTTCGAGGTGGGGGCCGACGCCCTCGGGCGCGGCGGGGTGGTGCGCTCGGCACGCCAGCGCGAGGAGGTCCTGCTGGCCCTGGACGACGAGGCACGCCGGTGCGGCCTCGCGCCGCAGGACCTGCGGCGTTCCCCGCTGCGCGGGGGCACGGGCAACGTGGAGTTCCTCTGGCGGCTGCGCCGGTGCAGCCACCCCGCCCCCTGCCCTCCCTCAGCAGGCATGATGGGGTGCGGACCCGGGCGCACGCAGATGGCCGCCCTGGCACGCACCCGAGCACAGGAGGACGGATGAGTCGGCGCATCATGCTGGTCACCCATCCGACGCGCCCGGACATGCCCGAGCTCGCGGGCGTCTTCGCCGAGCGGCTGGGCCGTCACGGGATCGAGGTGGAGACCGTCCCGGAGGCCGACCCGACCCACCAGGTGGTCACCGACAGCGAGGTGGTCGCGCTCAAGAGCCCAGTGCCGCCGCACGTGGACGCGGCCGGGTGCGAGCTCGTCGTGGTGTTCGGCGGGGACGGCACGATCCTGCGCGGGGCGGAGATCGCACGACCCGCGGGGACACCGTTGCTCGGCGTCAACCTCGGCCGGGTGGGCTTCCTCGCCGAGGCGGAGAAGGACGACATCGCCGCGATCATCGAGCGCATCGTCGCGCGTGACTACCAGGTGGAGGAGCGGATGACCCTCGAGGTCGACGTCCTCCACGACGGCCGGGTGGTCTGCCACAACTGGGCGCTCAACGAGGCCAGCGTGGAGAAGTCCGCCCGCGAGCGGATGCTCGAGCTCGCCGTGGAGGTGGACGGACGGCCGCTGTCCACCTGGGGCTGCGACGGGGTCGTCATGGCGACGCCGACCGGCTCGACCGCGTATGCCTTCTCCGGCGGCGGGCCGGTCGTGTGGCCCGACGTGGAGGCCCTCTTGGTGGTGCCCATCTCGGCACACGCGCTCTTCGCCCGCCCGGTCGTGCTGAGCCCGGAGGCGCACCTCGCGGTCGAGGTCGTCCCGCACAGCCACGTCACCGGCGTCATGTGGTGCGACGGACGCCGCACCGTCGAGCTGCCGCCCGGCGCACGCATCGAGGTGCGCCGCTCGGACACGCCGGTCCGGCTGGCGCGGCTGGGGGTCGAACCGTTCACCGACCGTCTGGTCGCCAAGTTCGCCCTGCCCGTGTCCGGGTGGCGCGGTCCGGCGAGCGGCCCTCCCGGGGGGCGCCGGTGACGCTGCGCCGGATCCGCATCCAGCAGCTGGGCGTCATCGAGGAGGCCGAGCTCGACCTGGCCCCCGGCCTCAACGTCATCACGGGGGAGACCGGGGCCGGCAAGACCATGGTCGTCAGCGGTCTGGGCCTGCTGCTCGGCGAGCGGGCGGACGCCGGGCTCGTCCGTGCCGGGGCCGCGCGCGCCGTGGTCGAGGGTGAGGTCGACGTCCCCGAGGACCACCCGGCGGCCCGCCGCGTCACCGAGGCCGGCGGGGACGCCGCCGACGGTCTCATCCTCGTGCGCTCGGTGGCCGCCGAGGGGCGCTCCCGCGCCAGCGTCGGAGGCCGCAGCGCCCCGGTGTCGGTGCTCACCGAGGTCGGTGAGCACCTGGTCGCGGTGCACGGACAGGCCGACCAGTGGCGGCTGCGCAGCGCCGACCAGCACCGGGTCCTCCTGGACGCCGCGGGCGGACCGGGGCTCGCCGGGGCAGCGCAGCGGTATGCCGCGGCGTGGGACAACTGGCAGGAGAGCCGGCGGCGGCTGCACGAGCTGGGGCGGACCTCCACCGAGCGTTCGCTGCGGGTCGGGGCGCTGCGCCGTGCCCTGGAGGAGATCGAGCAGGTCGACCCGCGGCCGGGCGAGGAGGACGCCCTCCGCCTCGAGGCGGACCGGCTCACCCACGCCGAGGACCTGCGCCGCGCGGCGCAGGAGGCGCACGAGGCGCTGGCCGGTGCGGATCCTGCGAGCGCCGCGACCGAGGCGCCCTCGGTCGCCTCGCTGCTCGCCACCGCCACGGACGCGCTCACCCCGGCCGCGGGGCACGACGAGGAGCTCGCGGCGCTCCTGGCCCGGGTCCGCGAGCTGGCCTACCTCGCCACCGACCTGGCCCCGGACCTCGCGGCCTACGCCTCGGGCGTCGAGGTCGACCCGGAGCGGCTGGATGCCGTGCACGCCCGGCGGGCCGAGCTGACCGGTCTCCTGCGGCGCTACGGCACGTCCGCGGAGGAGGTGCTGCGCTTCGCCCAGCAGGCGGCCGCGGAGCTGGACGAGATCGACGTCTCCGACGACGACCTGGCGGAGCTGCGGGCACGCAGCGAGCACCTGCGGGGCGAGGTCGCGCGGGCGGGTCAGGAGCTCAGCACGCTGCGTGCGGAGACCGCGCGACGGGTGGGGGAGGCCGTCACCGAGGAGCTGGCCCACCTGGCCATGGGTTCGGCGACCGTCGTGGTCGACGTCGCTCACCGCGCGGCCGGGCACGAGGCCGGGCACAAGGACAGGGACGGCGGCAGCGACGGCGAGGACGCCGCCGACGACGGGACGGCGGACCCGGCAACGGCCAGCGGCGGGGAGGCGTCCGGCAGCACGGTCGAGCTCGTGGACGGCGCCCGGGTGCGCGCCTGGCGGCACGGTCTCGACGTCGTCGAGATCCGGCTCGCCGCCAACCCCGGGGCCCCGGCACGCTCGGTGACCCGCGCCGCGTCCGGCGGTGAGCTCTCGCGGGTCATGCTCGCGCTGGAGCTGGTGTGCGGTGCCGGGGCGGCGCCGACCTACGTCTTCGACGAGGTGGACGCCGGTGTCGGGGGCGCGGCGGCCCTGGACCTCGGGGCCCGCCTCGCGCGGCTGGCCCGGCAGGCCCAGGTCGTGGTGGTCACCCACCTGGGGCAGGTGGCCGCGTATGCCGACCAGCACCTGGTCGTCCGCAAGAGCACGGACGGCCAGGTCACGAGCAGCGGCGTCGTCGTCGTGGACGGCCCGGAGCGGGAGGCCGAGCTGGCCCGCATGCTGGGCGGCGTGGCCGACTCGGGTGCCGCCCTCGAGCACGCCCGGGAGCTGCTCGCGCAGCGTGGCGCCGTGGGTGCCGGATGAACGGGCGACGATCCCGGTCCCCCGACCCCGACGTGCCGCTGAGCGGCACGGTGCGGGTGGACCCGCGCACCAAGCGGCTCACCTCCCGCCTGCAGGCGGGCGACGTCGCCGTCATCGACCACGCCGACCTCGACCAGGTGAGCGCCAACGCGCTGGTCGCCTGCCGCCCGGCGGCGGTCGTCAACGCCGCCGCCTCGACGACCGGGGCCTACCCCAACATGGGCCCGCAGATCCTCCTGGACGCCGGCATACCCCTGCTCGACGCCGCCGGACCGGAGGTCATGAGCCTCGAGGAGGGCTCGCACGCCACCGTCGTCGGCGACCAGGTGCGCGTCGACGGCGTCGTCGTCGCCGAGGCGACCCGCCTGACCGCGGACATGGTCGCGCAGAGTCGGGAACGGGCCCGCGACAACCTGTCGGAGCAGATCGAGGCCTTCTCCCACAACACGATGGAGTACGTCCGGGCCGAGCGGGAGCTCCTGCTGGACGGGATCGGGATCCCCGAGCTGCGCACCGACTTCACCGGGCGGTACGCGCTCGTCGTCGTGCGCGGCTACCACTACAAGGAGGACCTGCAGACGCTGCGTCCCTTCCTGCGCGAGGCCCGGCCCGTGCTCATCGGGGTCGACGGCGGTGCGGACGCGCTGCTGGAGATGGGGCACCGCCCCGACCTGGTCGTCGGCGACATGGACTCGGTCTCCGACGCCGCGCTCACCAGCGGCGCCGAGCTCGTGGTCCACGCCTACCGCGACGGGCGTGCCCCCGGCCTGGAGCGCGTCGAGGCCCTGGGCGTGACCGACGCCGTCGTCCTGCCCGCACCGGGGACCAGCGAGGACATCGCCATGCTCATCGCCGACGAGCTCGGTGCCGAGCTCATCGTGGCGGTCGGCAGCCACGCCACGCTGGTCGAGTTCCTCGACAAGGGCCGCCAGGGGATGGCCAGCACCTTCCTCACCCGGCTGCGGGTCGGCAGCAAGCTCGTCGACGCCAAGGGGGTGAGCCTGCTCTACCGCTCCCGCGTCCCTGCCGTGTCCCTGGTATGGCTGGTGCTGGCGGGTCTGCTCGCCCTGCTGGTGGCGCTGGCCGTCACCCCCGGCGGACGGGCCCTGCTCGGGGTGCTGGCCGTACGATGGGACGACGTCTGGGCTTGGATCGAGGGGCTGTTCTGAAACGTGGTCGACTTCCGCTACCACCTGGTGTCGCTCGTCGCGGTCTTCATCGCGCTGGCGATCGGGATCGTGCTGGGGGCCGGTCCGCTGCGTGAGGGCATCTCGCAGCGGCTCGACGACGAGGTGGCCGAGCTGCGCACCGAGCGCACCGAGCTGCGCAGCGAACTGGACGTCCAGTCCCGGCAGGCCAGCGCCAAGGACGAGGCGGTCGACCTGCTCAGCCCGCGCGGGGTCGCGGGCACGCTCAACGGCATCAGGGTCGGGCTGGTGCTCCTGCCCGGCGCGGACCGCAACCACGTCGCCCAGCTCGAGGATCGGGTGGCGGACGCCGGCGGCACGCTCGCCGTGCAGGTGGAGGTGGACCAGTCCTTCGAGGCCGGCGACGCCGACCCCGAGGTGCTCGCCGAGGCCGGGTCGCGCCTGGCGCTGCCGGAGGGCGACGGAGGGTCGGACGACGACGCCTCCGGCCCGGGCCAGGTGCTCGCCGCGACGCTGGCCGGCGCTGACCGCGAGGGCGAGGCCGGCGCGTGGCTGGCAGCGGGGGAACGGCTGCGGGACGAGGGATGGATCGACGTGGAGTGGCAGGACGCGCAGGCCCCGGTCACCGACCGCCGGCCGCCGGAGGTGCTGCTCGTCGTGGGCGGTGGGCTGAGCGCGGCCGAGCTCGCGCCCGAGGACGACGCCGCGCAGGACCGGCTGGCGGTCCGCGAGGAGCTCGTCGAGGGACTGGTCCAGCTGGACGTGCCGCTCGTGGTGGCCGCAGCCGGGACCGAGGCCGGGGCGCTCACCGAGGGTGGGGGCCAGGACGGCCTGGTCAGCGCCGTGCGCGACGACGGCGCGCTGCGTGGCGAGGTCTCGACGGTGGACGACCTCGAGGGCGCCAGCGGGCGCGCGGCCGCCGTGCTGGCGCTGGCCTGGGAGCTCCAGGACGAGTCCGGGCACTACGGGCTCGGTGAGGACGCGCAGTCGCCGGTCCCGGCGCCACCACCGCTGCGGCTGACGTCGGTCCCGGGAACAGGGCAGGAGCCGCCGGCCTCCGACCCGGTGCCCGCCGACCCCGCGTCGACGACCGCGCCGTGAGGCCGGGGCCGCCACCGCGCCTCGTGAGCGGGATCGCCGGCGCGGGCTCCGCCGCGCTCTCGGCCGCGGTGATGCGTGCCGAGCGGCGCGGCCGGCTCCCCGGCGGCGGCTCACGATGGGTGCGACGCAACCACCGGGGTGACGAGGTCACCCTGGTCGAGGGGCTGGCCCTCGGGGGCGGGGTCGCGGCACCGCTGGTGCTCCTCGACCCGCCGGTCGCGGCCGCGGTCCTCCTGGCGGGGGCCGCCGGCGCGGTGGACGACCTGGGCGCCGGGGGACAGGCCGACGTCAAGGGCCTGCGCGGCCACCTCGGCGCCCTGCGCCGCGGCGAGCTGACGACCGGGGCGCTGAAGATCGCGGTCCTCGGCGCGGCCGGGACGGTCGTCGCGGTGGCCGGCGACCGGCATACCTCCTCCGGGACGGCGGCCGCGAGGGTGGCGACGGCCGGGCTCGTGGCCGGCGGCGCCAACCTGGCCAACCTGCTCGACCTGCGACCCGGCCGCGCCCTCAAGGCCGGGCTGCTCGTGGCCGCCCCGTTGGCCGGCCGCCCGCCCGCGGCGGCCGTGCTCGGCGCCACGCTCGCCCTGCTGCCGGAGGACCTGCGCGGACGGACGATGCTCGGGGACACCGGGGCCAACGCCCTGGGTGCGGCCCTCGGGGCGGCGGCCGCGAGGGCGCTGCCGCCGGCCGGACGCTGGGGCGCCCTGGCCGCCGTCACCGCGCTGACGCTCGCGAGCGAGCGGGTGAGCTTCACCCGGGTCATCGAGTCCACCCCCGTCCTGCGGGAGCTGGACGCCTGGGGCCGCCGGTGAGCGGGGCCCCCAGCGCCCGGATCGGGGGGCAGCACCTGCTGGCCGCCGCCGGCCTCGTCGCCGCCCTCACCCTGCTCTCCCGCGTCGTCGGCGTCGCCCGCTGGTTCGCCTTCTCCAGCAGCGTCGGCACGACCTGCGTGGGGCAGGTCTACGCGACGGTCAACCAGATCCCCAACGTGCTCTTCGAGATCGCCGCCGGCGGTGCCCTGGCCGCCGTGGCGGTGCCGCTCGTGGCACGGCACCTGCACCGGGGCGAGGAGGAGCTGGCGGACCGGACCGCCTCCGCGCTGCTCGGCTGGACCCTGGTCGTGCTGCTGCCGCTCACGCTGGTCGTCGCCCTGGCGGCCGGGCCGCTCGCCGGGGCGCTGCTGGCCGCGCAGACCGAGGGCCCGGTGTGCAGCGCCGAAGACCTGCGGGCGGCAGGCCGCCTCATGCTGCTGCTCTTCGCCCCGCAGGTGCTGCTCTACGGGCTGGGCATCGTCCTCACCGGGGTGCTGCAGGCCCACCGCCGCTTCCTCGCGGCGGCCCTGGCCCCGCTGCTCTCGAGCGTGGTGGTCATCGCCACCTACCTCCTCTTCGGGCTCGCCTACGACCCCGCGGTCCCGGTCGCCGATCTCCCCCGCAGCGGTCTGGTCCTGCTCGCCCTCGGCACCACGCTCGGGGTCGCGGCGCTGAGCCTGCCGCTGCTCCTCCCGGTGTCCCGCCTCGGGGTGCGGTGGCGGCCCACGCTGCGCTTCCCCGAGGGCTCGGGCCGGGTCGCGGGTGCGCTCGCGGTGGCGGGCCTGGTCACCGTCGGCGCCCAGCAGGTCTTCACCGTCGTGGTCCTCGTCGTGGGCAACAGCGTGGGAGTGGGCGCCGTCCCGGTGTGGACCTACGCCCAGACCGTCTACCTGCTGCCCTACGCCGTGCTCGTCGTGCCGCTGGCCACCGCGGCCTTCCCGCGGCTGACGGCGGACCGCAGCGAGGCCACCGTGACCCTGCGGCGCACCACGCGGGCGGTCGTGGTGGGTGCGCTCGCCGGTGCCGCGGCGCTCGTCGCGGCCCGGCGCGAGGTGGGCCAGGTCTTCCTCTCCCACGACCGGGGTGCCGAGGGTGCCGGCCGTGCCACGCTGGAGGCGCTGCCCACGACGCTGGCGGCCCTGGCGCCGGGGCTGCTCGGCTTCGGTCTCGTCGCGCTCCTCACCCGGGCCCTGTATGCCGTGGGCCGGCCGGGGTGGGCCGCCGCCGGTGCCGGTGGTGGCTGGGTGCTGGCGGCCGTCGTCGGTCTCGCGGTCTCCGGTCCGGCGGCCGAGGCGGGGGTCGGGGGAGTCCTGCTCCTCCTGGCGCTCGCCTCCTCCGCCGGGATGCTCGTCTCGGGCGGGGTGCTGCTGACGCTGACCGCCCGGGCGTGGGGCGGCGCCGTCCTCGCCGGCCTGGCGCGCACGGCGGTCGTGGCTCTCGCGGGGACGGGCCTGGGCGTGGGCGTGGCCCAGATCCTCCCGGTCGACGCGCAGACCCTGCCGGCGGCCCTCGCCTGGGGCACGGTGCGCGGGCTGCTCGCGATGGCGTGCGTGGCCGTGGCGGTGGCCCTCCTGGACCGGGAGACGTGGTCCCTCGTGCGCGAGCGGGTCCTGCGCCGTGCGGGCCGTGGAGAGGGTGGCTGAGGTGCGCGTCCTGCTCGTGACCGCGGTCGTGGCCGGCGGGGTCGGCCGCCACGTGCGCCAGCTCGCGGACGACCTCGTGGCCGCCGGCCAGGACGTCGTCGTCGCCTGCCCCGCAGCGGTCGCCGAGGCCTTCGACATGGCCGCGTCCGGCGCCCGGGTGGCGGAGCTCGACGTGGGTACCACCCGCCCGGCGCAGCTGGCCGCCACGCACCGGGCACTGCGCCGGCTGCTGCGCGGTGCCGACGTCGTGCACGCGCACGGTGTGCGCGCCGGGGCGGCGATGGCGCTCGCCTCGTCGGGCCTCCGCTCCCGTCCGCAGCTGGTCGTCACCACCCACAACGGGCCACCACCCGGCAGGGCGGCGGCGCTGGTCTACGAGGGCCTGGAGCGGCTCGTCTGCCGCCGCGCCGACCTCGTGCTCACCGTCTCCGACGACCTGGCGGTGCGCGCGCGGCAGCGTGGCGCGCGCGCCGTGGCCACCGCCGTCGTCCCGTCGTCGGCGGCGGCGCCGGTCGACGACGCCGCCCGGCGAAGGGCGGGGGAGGACCTGCGCGCGGAGCTGGGCCTGGCCCGCGGTGTGCCGGTCGTCGTCACGGCGGGGCGGCTGGCGGAGCAGAAGCGGGTGGACGCGGTGGTCCGGGCGCACCACCGGCTCGTGGCCGACTCCCCGGCCGGCGGTCCGCCCCCCGTCCTGCTCGTCGTCGGTGACGGACCGCTGGAGGGCCGGTTGCGGGCTCTCGCCGCCACCGGTCCCGGGGACGTGCGCCTCCTCGGCCGGCGCGCCGACGTGCCCCGTCTGCTCGCGGGTGCCGACGTCGTCGTCTCCGCCGCCCGGTGGGAGGGTCAGCCGCTGGTGCTGCAGGAGGCGCTGGCCGCCGGCGCCCCCGTCGTCGCCACGGACGTCGGCGGCACGGCCGCGCTGCTGGACGGTGCCGGGCTCCTCGTCGCCGGCGACGACGACGGGCTCGCCACCCGGCTGGCCACCGCCGTCCGCGACCTGCTCGACGACCCCGGCGCCCGGGCGGCCCTCGGCGAGCGCGCCCGACGCAGGGCCGCCCGGCTGCCCACCCGGCGGGACGCCCTCGCCGCGGTGCTCCGGGCATACCGGCGGGTCGTCGGTGGGTGACCGGACGCCACGCCGTGTGCGGACCCCTTCGCCGGACGCCGCGCCGGTCACGTAGACTGCAAGCCCGTGGCGGAGACGACGACGAAGCACATCTTTGTGACCGGAGGCGTCGCCTCCTCGCTCGGGAAGGGACTGACGGCCTCGAGCCTGGGATTCCTGCTCCGCAGCCGGGGGCTGCGGGTGACGATGCAGAAGCTGGACCCCTACATCAACGTTGACCCGGGCACGATGAACCCGTTCCAGCACGGCGAGGTCTTCGTCACCGAGGACGGCGCCGAGTGCGACCTCGACATCGGGCACTACGAGCGCTTCCTCAACACCGACCTGTGGGGCCGCTCCAACGTCACCACCGGGCAGATCTACAACGACGTCATCGCCAAGGAGCGGCGCGGGGACTACCTCGGGGACACGGTGCAGGTCATCCCGCACATCACCAACGAGATCAAGGCCAGGATGCGGGCGGCCGCCGAGCGTCCCGAGGGGGAGCGCCCGGACATCATCATCACCGAGGTGGGCGGGACCGTCGGCGACATCGAGTCGCTGCCCTTCCTCGAGGCCGCGCGCCAGGTGCGCCACGACATCGGCCGCAGCAACGCCTTCTTCCTGCACGTCTCCCTCGTGCCCTACCTCGCGCCCAGCGGGGAGCTGAAGACCAAGCCGACCCAGCACTCGGTCGCAGCGCTGCGACAGGTCGGCATCGCGCCGGACGCGCTGGTGCTCCGCGCCGACCGGGAGATCCCGGCCGGGATCAAGCGCAAGATCTCGATGATGTGCGACGTCGACTCCGACGCGGTGGCCGCCTGCGTCGACGCCCCGTCGATCTACGACATCCCCAAGGTCCTGCACCGCGAGATGCTCGACGCGTATGTCGTGCGTCACCTGGGCCTGCCGTTCCGCGACGTCGACTGGTCGGCCTGGGACGCGCTGCTGGAGCGGGTGCACGAGCCGGAGCACCGGGTGGAGATCGCGCTGGTCGGCAAGTACGTCGACCTGCCCGACGCCTACCTCTCGGTCACCGAGGCGATGCGGGCCGGGGGCTTCCGGCACGACGCCAAGGTGGACATCCGCTGGGTGGCCTCGGACGAGTGCCGCACCGAGGCCGGCGCGACCCGGGCGCTGGCCGGGGTCGACGCGATCCTCGTGCCCGGCGGCTTCGGCGTGCGGGGGATCGAGGGCAAGGTCGGCGCGCTGCGCTGGGCCCGGGAGCGCCAGGTGCCGACCCTGGGCATCTGCCTGGGGCTGCAGGCCATGGTCATCGAGCACGCGCGCAACGTGGCGGGGATCGAGGGCGCGAGCTCGACCGAGTTCGACCCGGACAGCCCGGCGCCGGTCATCGCCACGATGGAGGAGCAGAAGTCCTTCGTCGAGGGCGCAGGCGACCTCGGCGGGACGATGCGCCTGGGGTCCTACCCCGCCGTGCTCACCGAGGGCTCGGTCGTCGCGCAGGCCTACGGCCAGACCGAGGTCACCGAGCGGCACCGGCACCGCTACGAGGTCAACAACGCCTTCCGGGACCAGCTCACCGACGCCGGTCTCGTCGTCAGCGGCCGGTCCCCGGACGGCGGGCTGGTGGAGTTCGTCGAGCTGCCCCGTGAGGTGCATCCCTACTACGTCTCGACCCAGGCCCACCCCGAGTTCAAGTCGCGCCCGGACCACGCGCACCCGCTCTTCGCCGGGCTCGTGGCCGCCGCGCTCGAGACGCAGCGCAGCCAGCGCCTGGTGGAGGTCGAGGGGCGCCAGCACCAGCACGCGCTGCCGGGAGCATGACGCTCGACGCGCCCAGGCTGGCGCTGGCGGAGCTGCGCGACCACCCCGGAACCCGGCCGGTGCGCCGCTCCGAGGTGGCCATGGAGGGTGCCGTCTGGAACGTCCACCGGGACGAGGTGGAGCTGGACGACGGGCCGGCGACGAGGGAGTACGTCCACCACACCGGTGCCGTCGCCGTGCTCGCGGTGCGCGAGGACCGGGGCGAGCCGGAGATCTTCGTCATCCGGCAGTACCGCCACCCGATCGGCGCCGAGGACTGGGAGATCCCGGCCGGCCTGCTCGACGTCGAGGGCGAGCCGCCGGTCGACGCCGCGCGGCGCGAGCTGGCCGAGGAGGCCGACCTGCGGGCCGAGCACTGGGAGCCGCTGGTCTCCTTCACGCCCTCCCCGGGCGGGCTCGACGAGACCATCCACACCTTCGTGGCGACCGACCTGTCCGACGTGCCGGTGGGGGAGCGGCACGCCCGCGCGGGCGAGGAGGCCGGTATGCCGACCGGCTGGGTGACCCTGCGCGACGCGG
This window contains:
- a CDS encoding CTP synthase; the protein is MAETTTKHIFVTGGVASSLGKGLTASSLGFLLRSRGLRVTMQKLDPYINVDPGTMNPFQHGEVFVTEDGAECDLDIGHYERFLNTDLWGRSNVTTGQIYNDVIAKERRGDYLGDTVQVIPHITNEIKARMRAAAERPEGERPDIIITEVGGTVGDIESLPFLEAARQVRHDIGRSNAFFLHVSLVPYLAPSGELKTKPTQHSVAALRQVGIAPDALVLRADREIPAGIKRKISMMCDVDSDAVAACVDAPSIYDIPKVLHREMLDAYVVRHLGLPFRDVDWSAWDALLERVHEPEHRVEIALVGKYVDLPDAYLSVTEAMRAGGFRHDAKVDIRWVASDECRTEAGATRALAGVDAILVPGGFGVRGIEGKVGALRWARERQVPTLGICLGLQAMVIEHARNVAGIEGASSTEFDPDSPAPVIATMEEQKSFVEGAGDLGGTMRLGSYPAVLTEGSVVAQAYGQTEVTERHRHRYEVNNAFRDQLTDAGLVVSGRSPDGGLVEFVELPREVHPYYVSTQAHPEFKSRPDHAHPLFAGLVAAALETQRSQRLVEVEGRQHQHALPGA
- a CDS encoding NUDIX domain-containing protein — translated: MTLDAPRLALAELRDHPGTRPVRRSEVAMEGAVWNVHRDEVELDDGPATREYVHHTGAVAVLAVREDRGEPEIFVIRQYRHPIGAEDWEIPAGLLDVEGEPPVDAARRELAEEADLRAEHWEPLVSFTPSPGGLDETIHTFVATDLSDVPVGERHARAGEEAGMPTGWVTLRDAVAAVLGGQVHNGPLMLSVLALHTRGVR